One part of the Desulfonema ishimotonii genome encodes these proteins:
- the tnpA gene encoding IS200/IS605 family transposase codes for MEIAKPDKKYSSVHSLVYSCQYHVVFCPKYRRSVLVDGVDTRLKELILEKQEQYEYEVLDMEVMPDHVHLLLSVNPQIGIIRVIGKIKGFTANILRKEFPWLRSRLPCLWTRSRFVSTVGAVTLDAVKKYIGEQKGK; via the coding sequence ATGGAAATAGCAAAACCGGATAAAAAATATTCATCTGTACACAGTCTGGTATACAGTTGCCAATACCATGTTGTTTTCTGCCCCAAGTATCGCCGCAGCGTATTGGTTGACGGCGTTGATACGAGGCTGAAAGAACTCATACTGGAAAAACAGGAACAGTATGAATACGAGGTACTCGACATGGAAGTGATGCCGGATCATGTGCATCTTCTCCTGAGTGTTAACCCGCAGATCGGCATCATCAGAGTCATCGGTAAGATCAAAGGATTCACAGCCAATATTCTGAGGAAGGAATTCCCGTGGCTCAGAAGCCGTCTGCCCTGTCTCTGGACAAGAAGCAGATTTGTTTCCACAGTCGGAGCCGTCACCCTGGATGCTGTTAAAAAATATATTGGGGAGCAAAAAGGAAAGTGA